A section of the Pseudanabaena mucicola str. Chao 1806 genome encodes:
- a CDS encoding type II toxin-antitoxin system HicA family toxin — protein MSKLEKLIQKLLRDPPELSYDDVYYILTQFNFQEISNKGSHHTFRNEKSLKITIPKKGGQTVKRTYLKQIVKLLELNK, from the coding sequence ATGAGCAAACTAGAAAAACTAATCCAAAAACTTCTAAGAGATCCACCCGAATTAAGTTATGACGATGTTTACTACATTCTTACTCAATTTAATTTCCAAGAAATATCTAACAAAGGAAGCCATCATACTTTTCGTAATGAAAAAAGTCTCAAAATAACTATCCCAAAGAAAGGAGGTCAAACCGTTAAAAGAACTTATCTCAAACAAATTGTCAAACTTCTAGAACTCAATAAATAA
- a CDS encoding type II toxin-antitoxin system Phd/YefM family antitoxin, whose protein sequence is MQLIDITHAQTQLPQLMQIALQGEEIIITRNNQPILKLSQISSTSKRRQRGSAKGQIKIAPDFDAPLEDFQEYMA, encoded by the coding sequence ATGCAACTAATCGACATCACCCACGCCCAAACCCAACTCCCTCAACTCATGCAAATCGCCCTGCAAGGCGAAGAAATCATTATCACCCGCAACAATCAACCAATTCTCAAACTAAGTCAAATATCCTCCACATCCAAAAGAAGACAAAGAGGCAGCGCCAAAGGACAAATTAAAATTGCGCCCGACTTTGACGCGCCCCTTGAAGACTTTCAGGAGTATATGGCATGA
- a CDS encoding restriction endonuclease subunit S translates to MSKISTTTLGDLIEFQRGYDLPKSDFNFGKYPVISSNGILGYHDEYKVIGPGITIGRSGTVGLPHFINENFFPHNTSLFVKDFKGNEPKYIFYLLKTLGLQSQKSGSGVPTMNRNHLHPLKVLAYLNIDTQKRIANVLSALDAKIELNNRINAELESLAKTIYDYWFVQFDFPFDFAQGKPSADGKPYKSSGGEMVYVEEGKGDRAIPTGWEVKKLSDIADITMGQSPDGSSYNEEKKGEIFFQGSTDFGWRFPTVRQYTTAPSRLAKKGDILLSVRAPVGTLNIADNDCCIGRGLASIRSKYGFDSYLFYVMQYFKTIFDHRNNSGTTFGSINKDDLHTLKLVYPSEDCLKKYDEIVSKYNSLILNNHKQNQQLTQLRDWLLPMLMNGQVSIK, encoded by the coding sequence ATGAGTAAAATTTCTACTACTACTTTAGGTGATTTAATTGAATTTCAAAGAGGCTATGATCTGCCAAAATCAGATTTTAATTTCGGGAAATATCCTGTTATCTCTTCAAATGGAATTCTTGGATACCATGATGAATATAAAGTCATTGGACCGGGTATTACGATTGGTAGAAGTGGGACTGTTGGATTACCTCATTTTATAAATGAAAATTTCTTTCCTCACAACACATCGTTGTTTGTAAAAGATTTCAAAGGAAATGAGCCTAAATATATCTTTTATCTACTAAAAACTTTAGGGCTACAAAGTCAAAAAAGTGGATCGGGTGTTCCTACAATGAATAGGAATCATTTACATCCTTTAAAGGTTTTAGCCTATTTAAACATTGACACACAGAAAAGAATCGCAAATGTTCTTTCTGCTCTTGATGCCAAAATTGAACTGAATAATCGGATTAATGCTGAGTTAGAGAGTCTGGCTAAGACAATTTATGATTATTGGTTTGTGCAGTTTGACTTTCCCTTCGACTTCGCTCAGGGCAAGCCTAGTGCAGATGGCAAGCCCTATAAGTCTTCTGGCGGTGAGATGGTATATGTGGAAGAAGGAAAAGGCGATCGGGCTATTCCTACGGGTTGGGAAGTTAAGAAATTATCAGATATTGCAGATATTACAATGGGGCAATCTCCTGATGGCTCATCTTATAATGAAGAAAAAAAAGGAGAAATATTTTTTCAAGGTTCAACTGATTTTGGCTGGAGATTTCCAACAGTTCGACAATATACAACCGCACCAAGTAGATTAGCTAAAAAAGGAGACATACTTTTAAGTGTTAGAGCGCCAGTTGGCACATTAAATATTGCAGATAATGATTGCTGTATTGGGCGAGGTCTAGCATCTATCAGAAGCAAATACGGCTTTGATTCTTATCTATTTTATGTGATGCAATATTTCAAAACCATATTTGATCATCGCAACAATTCAGGAACAACATTTGGCTCGATTAATAAAGATGATTTACATACTTTAAAACTTGTATATCCATCAGAAGATTGCCTTAAAAAATATGATGAAATTGTTTCTAAATATAATTCACTAATTTTAAATAATCACAAGCAAAATCAACAACTAACCCAACTCCGTGATTGGCTGCTACCGATGCTAATGAACGGACAAGTTAGCATTAAATAA
- a CDS encoding HsdM family class I SAM-dependent methyltransferase, whose amino-acid sequence MNQLNDTDFGQKIRDLIDGLKGICASYGLGNDGNEFKIITQVFLYKLMNDKFAFEVKQAVPDIIAQSPSWESALRGMSEADYEFMLLQLPSNTANLKPDHFIATLYEKQNDKNFAKLFDDTLIDIAFQNNDIFSVKTEGDTKIPLFDRVTEFITDTSKRDNFCRAVINQLIKFSAEHIFTQKYDFFATLFEYLIKDYNKDSGGKYAEYYTPHAVARIMAAILVSQPVQNVTVYDPSAGSGTLLMSIAHAIGEERCTIYSQDISQKSSSLLRLNLILNNLVHSIPNIIQGNTLEHPYHKQGAELAKFDYIVSNPPFKMDFSDYVNNLDTKANNERFFAGIPKVPNKAKDKMAIYTLFLQHIIYSLKPKGKAAVVVPTGFITAQSGIDRAIREKLVDERMLAGVVSMPSNIFATTGTNVSILFMDRGNQGDVVLIDASGLGETVKDGKNQKTVLTEAEEAQIISTFNDKKAIDDFSVVVSYEEIAAKNYSLSAGQYFDVKIEYVDISQAEFEEKLRSFSSNLDRFFAESRNLEVEIKKQLAGLKYE is encoded by the coding sequence ATGAATCAACTAAACGATACAGATTTTGGGCAGAAGATTAGGGATTTGATTGATGGATTGAAGGGGATTTGTGCTTCCTATGGGTTGGGGAATGATGGGAATGAGTTTAAGATTATTACGCAGGTGTTTCTCTATAAGTTGATGAATGATAAGTTTGCTTTTGAGGTGAAGCAAGCTGTGCCAGATATTATCGCTCAGTCGCCAAGTTGGGAAAGTGCGTTAAGGGGAATGTCTGAGGCTGATTATGAGTTTATGTTGCTGCAATTGCCATCGAATACGGCAAATTTAAAGCCCGATCATTTTATCGCGACTTTGTATGAGAAGCAGAATGATAAGAACTTTGCAAAATTATTTGATGATACGTTGATCGATATCGCGTTTCAAAATAATGATATTTTCTCAGTCAAAACGGAAGGGGATACCAAGATTCCGTTGTTTGATAGGGTGACTGAGTTTATTACGGATACTTCTAAGCGAGATAATTTTTGTCGGGCGGTGATTAATCAGCTAATCAAATTTAGTGCGGAACATATTTTTACGCAGAAGTATGATTTTTTTGCGACTTTGTTTGAGTATTTGATTAAGGACTATAACAAGGATAGTGGCGGTAAGTATGCCGAATACTATACACCCCATGCGGTGGCGCGGATTATGGCGGCGATTTTGGTGAGTCAGCCTGTGCAGAATGTGACGGTTTATGATCCTTCGGCGGGTTCGGGGACTTTGTTGATGAGTATTGCCCATGCGATCGGTGAGGAGCGCTGTACGATTTATTCGCAGGATATTTCGCAGAAGTCTTCGAGTTTATTGCGGTTGAATTTGATTTTAAATAATTTGGTGCATTCGATTCCCAATATCATTCAGGGGAATACGTTGGAGCATCCCTATCACAAGCAGGGGGCAGAATTAGCAAAGTTTGATTACATTGTGTCCAATCCGCCGTTTAAGATGGATTTTAGCGATTATGTGAATAATTTAGATACTAAGGCTAATAATGAGCGCTTTTTTGCGGGGATTCCCAAGGTTCCGAATAAGGCGAAGGATAAGATGGCGATTTATACGCTATTTTTGCAGCATATTATCTATTCCCTAAAGCCCAAGGGTAAGGCGGCTGTTGTGGTTCCGACGGGGTTTATTACGGCGCAGTCGGGAATTGATCGGGCGATCCGTGAGAAGTTGGTGGATGAGAGGATGTTGGCGGGTGTGGTATCAATGCCGAGCAATATCTTTGCAACGACGGGTACGAATGTGTCGATTTTATTTATGGATCGTGGCAATCAGGGCGATGTGGTGTTGATTGATGCGTCTGGGTTGGGGGAGACGGTGAAGGATGGTAAGAATCAGAAGACGGTGTTAACGGAGGCGGAGGAGGCGCAAATTATCTCAACGTTTAATGATAAGAAGGCGATCGATGATTTTTCGGTGGTGGTGAGTTATGAGGAAATCGCGGCTAAAAATTATTCATTGAGTGCGGGTCAGTATTTTGATGTAAAAATCGAGTATGTGGATATTTCGCAGGCTGAGTTTGAGGAGAAGTTAAGGTCTTTTTCAAGTAATCTAGATCGCTTTTTTGCGGAGTCTAGGAATTTGGAGGTTGAGATTAAGAAGCAGTTGGCGGGGTTGAAGTATGAGTAA
- a CDS encoding Uma2 family endonuclease: MTQAIALPNTLNTQDTTASQSMTDEQFMSLPDDGNCYEYVDGELVIVANSGLEHGYLALVLGYFLTGFVRVNKLGVTCDSSTAFKMKTGNKRSPDLAFIDRSRLQGVKRLPKGFFEGAPDLAVEIISPSNTFEEIHNKLVEYFENGTRLAWVILPDEESVLVYHQPKPSKLLKLEDSLDGEDVIPNFSLALTELFQELSF; this comes from the coding sequence ATGACTCAAGCGATCGCCTTACCTAATACCTTAAATACTCAAGACACAACCGCTTCGCAAAGTATGACCGATGAACAGTTTATGTCTTTGCCTGATGATGGAAATTGCTATGAATATGTGGATGGAGAATTAGTAATTGTGGCAAATTCAGGTTTAGAGCATGGATATTTAGCGTTGGTACTGGGGTATTTTTTGACAGGGTTTGTGAGGGTGAATAAGCTCGGTGTGACCTGTGATTCGAGTACGGCTTTTAAAATGAAGACGGGGAATAAGCGATCGCCTGATTTAGCATTTATTGATCGTTCAAGGTTGCAAGGGGTCAAGCGTTTACCAAAGGGATTTTTTGAGGGTGCGCCCGATCTTGCGGTGGAGATTATTTCGCCTAGCAATACCTTTGAAGAGATTCATAATAAGCTGGTGGAATATTTTGAAAATGGAACTCGTTTGGCATGGGTAATTTTGCCTGATGAGGAGTCGGTATTGGTGTATCATCAGCCAAAGCCATCAAAGTTATTGAAGTTAGAGGATAGTTTGGATGGGGAGGATGTAATTCCTAATTTTAGTCTGGCTTTAACTGAGTTGTTTCAAGAGTTATCTTTTTAA
- a CDS encoding Uma2 family endonuclease, translating into MVLAVAKTQLVTFDEFVEWKPEQGFYELHNGVIVEMSQPVGTHEQVKGFLSIEIAFLVKLAKLPYFLPSNAFLKLPDADSAYLPDILIVKTANLVNEPLWEKQSTIIQGASIVIAIEVVSTNWRDDYFIKAKDYEEMGIPEYWTVDYLGIGGRRFIGNPKQPTILVHELIDGEYQVTTFQGDARVISPTFPELNLMANQIFAAGMGA; encoded by the coding sequence ATGGTTCTAGCCGTAGCGAAAACACAGTTAGTCACTTTTGATGAGTTTGTTGAGTGGAAGCCTGAGCAGGGTTTTTATGAGTTGCACAATGGAGTAATTGTTGAGATGTCACAGCCTGTTGGAACGCATGAGCAAGTTAAGGGATTTTTGAGTATTGAAATTGCCTTTTTGGTGAAGTTAGCAAAGTTGCCTTATTTTTTGCCAAGTAACGCATTTCTCAAATTGCCTGATGCTGATTCTGCTTATTTGCCTGATATTCTAATTGTCAAAACTGCTAATTTGGTGAATGAGCCATTGTGGGAAAAGCAATCGACAATTATTCAAGGAGCCTCAATTGTAATTGCGATCGAGGTGGTGAGTACTAATTGGCGCGATGATTATTTTATTAAGGCTAAAGATTACGAAGAGATGGGGATTCCTGAGTATTGGACGGTGGATTATTTGGGGATTGGCGGCAGAAGATTTATCGGCAATCCGAAACAGCCGACGATTTTAGTGCATGAGTTAATTGATGGCGAATATCAGGTGACTACATTTCAGGGAGATGCGCGAGTTATATCTCCGACTTTTCCAGAATTGAACTTGATGGCTAATCAGATTTTTGCAGCAGGAATGGGAGCTTAA
- a CDS encoding type I restriction endonuclease subunit R, which produces MAFNEDSRVKLPSVLHLHRLGYEYLSLKNAVWDDTTNIFADIFKKSIAEINPLIEEDDIARLLAEIRFVLDNNDLGKTFYERLIDQSGYKLIDFENFDRNSFHVVTEFTFRNGEEEFRPDIVLLINGMPLAFVEVKKPNNREGAITERDRIDRRFQNKKFRRFANITQLMIFSNNMEYDSESPLPIQGAFYASPSYQKHTFNFFREEESLDLETLLSTESEAIENYVLKDNNYQIIKHNPEFITNKSPHAPTNRLLTSLFSRDRLQFILRYAIAYVKDTNGWQKHIMRYPQIFATRAIAKSLDNGINKGIIWHTQGSGKTALAFYSVKFLTDYYQSKKIVPKFYFIVDRLDLLEQAKKEFTSRGLIVHAIDSREAFTKDIKSTSVIHNLSGRSEITVVNIQKFKDDPNVLKTEDYDVNIQRIYFLDEVHRSYKPTGQFLVNLVESDRNAILIGLTGTPLLGDEYNSKGLFGDYIHKYYYNASIADGYTLRLIREEIETTYKLVLQKALETAEVLKGAIDKQSIFAHRQYVEPLLDYILQDFEQSRSRFGDRTIGGMVICDSSEQAKMLHEIFLERFPNPQNPQNPSSRLSDVSAEYEVLLNQKKQKSKLTAALILHDIGTKDERKNWVEEFREGRIDLLFVYNMLLTGFDAKRLKKLYLGRVIKKHNLLQALTRVNRPYQDFRYGFVVDFADIRKEFDATNKAYFDELQAELGDELEHYSNLFKSKEEIESEIAEIEDVLFRYDTANAEIFSQQISQIQDRETVLALKKVLGNAKSLYNLIRLTGHYELLEKLDFQKLGDLYREASNRLDAINLSARLESGVDVTNLLNEALEDVIFSFVKVGEEELVLADKLKNTLRRTREALADNFDKTDPKFVKLKDELERLFKQKKLSEVSQEEMNANIASLNKIYEKIKELNRQNNLLKAKYDHDPKYVRLHKRLVEWGKLSATERKICEVLLGVKVDADGFVLQNTKILNNEVYFSKEMIRLLIAQFTQQKIKLNAETSTYINNLVVKEYMNEFNGGGA; this is translated from the coding sequence ATGGCTTTTAATGAAGACTCCAGAGTAAAGCTGCCTTCAGTATTACACCTGCATCGACTAGGGTATGAATACTTATCGTTAAAAAATGCCGTATGGGATGATACAACAAATATCTTTGCTGATATTTTCAAGAAAAGTATTGCTGAAATCAATCCGCTAATTGAAGAAGATGACATAGCTAGGTTATTAGCTGAGATTCGCTTCGTTTTAGACAATAATGATCTGGGCAAGACTTTTTATGAACGGTTAATTGATCAGTCGGGCTATAAGTTGATTGATTTTGAGAACTTCGATCGCAATAGTTTTCATGTGGTGACGGAGTTTACCTTTAGAAATGGAGAAGAAGAGTTTCGCCCTGATATTGTTTTACTGATTAATGGAATGCCTTTAGCTTTTGTGGAGGTAAAAAAGCCTAACAACAGAGAAGGAGCTATAACTGAACGCGATCGCATTGACAGGCGTTTTCAGAATAAGAAGTTCCGAAGATTTGCCAATATCACGCAGTTGATGATCTTCTCCAACAACATGGAATATGACAGTGAATCACCTTTACCGATTCAAGGCGCGTTTTATGCTTCTCCTTCCTATCAAAAACATACTTTTAATTTCTTTCGAGAAGAAGAATCTCTTGATTTAGAAACCTTGTTAAGCACCGAAAGTGAAGCGATCGAGAACTATGTTCTCAAAGATAATAATTACCAGATTATTAAGCATAATCCTGAATTTATTACTAACAAATCGCCCCATGCGCCAACCAATCGTCTATTAACCTCGTTGTTTAGCCGCGATCGCCTGCAATTTATCTTGAGATATGCGATCGCCTATGTAAAAGACACAAACGGCTGGCAGAAGCATATTATGCGTTATCCGCAGATTTTCGCGACTAGAGCGATCGCCAAGTCTTTGGATAATGGCATCAACAAGGGGATTATTTGGCATACTCAGGGCAGTGGTAAGACGGCTTTGGCTTTTTATAGTGTCAAGTTTTTGACGGATTATTATCAAAGCAAAAAGATTGTCCCTAAGTTTTATTTCATAGTCGATCGCCTTGATTTGTTAGAACAAGCCAAAAAAGAATTTACCAGTCGGGGCTTAATTGTCCATGCGATCGACTCAAGGGAGGCTTTTACGAAGGATATTAAATCTACTAGTGTGATTCATAACTTGTCAGGCAGGTCAGAGATTACAGTGGTTAATATTCAGAAATTTAAAGATGATCCTAACGTCTTAAAAACTGAAGATTACGATGTAAATATTCAGCGTATTTATTTTTTAGATGAGGTACATCGCAGTTATAAGCCAACTGGTCAATTTTTAGTAAATCTAGTCGAATCGGATCGCAATGCGATCTTGATTGGTTTAACGGGAACACCTCTATTAGGCGATGAATATAACTCAAAAGGATTATTTGGTGATTATATTCACAAGTATTATTACAATGCTTCGATCGCTGATGGGTATACGTTACGACTGATCCGTGAGGAGATTGAAACTACCTATAAGCTGGTTTTGCAAAAGGCTTTAGAAACTGCTGAGGTGTTGAAAGGCGCGATCGATAAGCAGTCAATATTTGCTCATCGGCAATATGTGGAGCCTTTGCTGGACTATATCCTGCAAGATTTTGAGCAGAGCCGATCACGTTTTGGCGATCGCACCATTGGCGGGATGGTGATTTGTGATAGCTCAGAACAGGCAAAAATGCTTCATGAGATCTTTCTAGAAAGATTTCCAAATCCGCAAAATCCGCAAAATCCATCTTCTCGCCTCAGTGATGTCAGCGCGGAGTATGAGGTTCTGCTCAATCAGAAAAAGCAGAAATCAAAGCTGACTGCGGCGTTGATTCTTCATGATATTGGCACAAAAGATGAGCGCAAAAACTGGGTTGAGGAGTTTAGGGAAGGTAGGATCGATCTGTTGTTTGTTTACAATATGCTGCTGACTGGATTTGATGCAAAGCGCCTGAAAAAGCTCTATTTAGGACGGGTGATCAAGAAACATAACTTGCTACAGGCACTAACTCGCGTTAATCGCCCCTATCAGGATTTTCGCTATGGTTTTGTGGTGGATTTTGCCGATATTCGGAAGGAATTTGATGCGACTAATAAGGCTTATTTTGATGAATTGCAGGCAGAATTGGGGGATGAGTTAGAGCATTACTCCAATTTGTTTAAATCAAAGGAAGAGATAGAATCGGAGATTGCGGAAATTGAGGATGTTCTATTTCGCTATGACACGGCAAACGCGGAGATTTTCTCGCAACAGATTAGCCAAATACAGGACAGAGAAACAGTTTTAGCTCTAAAAAAGGTTTTAGGGAATGCGAAAAGCCTTTATAACTTGATTCGGTTGACGGGTCATTATGAACTTTTAGAAAAGTTGGATTTTCAGAAATTAGGTGATTTGTATCGTGAGGCTAGTAATCGTTTAGATGCGATTAATCTGAGTGCAAGATTAGAAAGTGGTGTGGATGTCACTAACTTATTGAATGAAGCCTTGGAAGATGTGATCTTCTCCTTTGTGAAGGTGGGAGAAGAGGAATTGGTGCTGGCGGATAAGCTCAAGAATACATTGAGGCGAACCCGTGAGGCTTTGGCGGATAATTTTGATAAGACTGATCCGAAATTTGTGAAGTTGAAAGATGAGCTAGAGCGTTTGTTTAAGCAGAAAAAACTGAGTGAGGTGAGCCAAGAGGAGATGAACGCGAATATTGCCAGTCTGAATAAGATTTATGAAAAGATTAAGGAGCTTAATCGTCAAAATAACCTATTAAAGGCGAAATATGACCATGATCCTAAGTATGTGAGGTTGCATAAGCGATTGGTTGAGTGGGGCAAATTGTCGGCAACGGAGCGCAAAATCTGTGAGGTGTTGCTAGGCGTAAAGGTTGATGCGGATGGGTTTGTTTTGCAAAATACGAAGATTCTCAATAACGAGGTTTATTTTAGTAAAGAGATGATTCGGTTGCTGATTGCTCAGTTTACGCAGCAAAAGATCAAGCTCAATGCGGAAACCTCAACCTATATCAATAATCTGGTGGTGAAGGAATATATGAATGAATTTAATGGGGGCGGGGCTTAA
- a CDS encoding DUF5615 family PIN-like protein yields the protein MIILLDENLLSRKLKQSFLSRGYEVYNVDDMGWRGFKDSEILRLAENHPFDAFITADKNLRYQQNLVGKSLRIVILDARSTRPDYLLTLMERISEVITSLPAGVVISINDSCEFI from the coding sequence ATGATTATATTATTGGATGAAAATCTTCTGAGTAGAAAACTCAAGCAGTCTTTTCTCTCTAGAGGTTATGAAGTTTACAATGTTGATGATATGGGATGGCGTGGGTTTAAGGATAGTGAAATTCTTCGCTTAGCTGAGAATCATCCCTTTGATGCTTTTATTACTGCGGACAAGAACTTGCGTTATCAGCAAAATTTAGTGGGAAAGAGTTTGAGAATTGTCATTTTGGATGCTCGTAGTACTAGACCTGATTATTTGCTGACATTGATGGAACGAATAAGTGAAGTGATTACTTCTTTACCCGCAGGAGTTGTTATATCAATCAATGACTCGTGTGAGTTTATATAA
- a CDS encoding DUF433 domain-containing protein, which produces MTLNNLLEMKGIIHRDPDIMSGVPVFKGTRVPLQTFFDYLEGEGGLAEFIDDFPYLKSQVMRVLESAAKLLIAQERSA; this is translated from the coding sequence ATGACACTAAATAACTTATTGGAAATGAAAGGGATTATTCATCGCGATCCCGATATTATGAGTGGAGTTCCAGTTTTTAAGGGAACGCGAGTTCCTTTGCAGACTTTTTTTGACTATCTTGAAGGTGAGGGAGGTTTAGCCGAATTTATTGATGATTTTCCTTATCTAAAATCACAAGTCATGAGGGTTTTGGAAAGTGCTGCTAAATTATTAATTGCTCAGGAACGTTCTGCTTGA
- a CDS encoding type II toxin-antitoxin system Phd/YefM family antitoxin has protein sequence MIELKNIHSLSDFKRNAKEFIERIKSTQSPMVLTVNGKAEVVVQDAHAFQAICDRAEQAEAELRALKLATLQQDINLGIAQLKNGDYTEYDSVVHQM, from the coding sequence ATGATCGAGCTAAAAAACATCCACTCCTTGAGCGACTTCAAGCGCAACGCTAAAGAATTTATTGAACGCATTAAATCAACACAATCGCCTATGGTTCTAACCGTTAACGGTAAAGCTGAAGTCGTTGTCCAAGATGCTCATGCCTTTCAAGCAATATGCGATCGGGCAGAGCAAGCCGAAGCTGAACTTCGCGCACTGAAACTCGCAACACTACAACAAGACATTAACCTCGGAATTGCACAACTCAAAAATGGTGACTACACCGAATACGATTCGGTAGTCCACCAGATGTAA
- a CDS encoding IS1 family transposase (programmed frameshift), with the protein MPNCPNCNSKDVVKNGFIHNGNQNHKCKACGRQFVEAPRQKLISEETKALIDKLLLEKIPLAGIARVCDVSETWLQDYVNRKYKVIPQKVNVSAKKRRLTIQCDEMWSFVGNKGNKQWIWLALDIETRKIIEVHIGDRSEQGAKKLWDSLPSVYRQCAVAYTDFWRAYALVFPTPRHKPVGKESGKTNYIERFNCTMRQRVSRLVRKTLSFSKKLENHIGAIWFFIHHYNSSLLV; encoded by the exons ATGCCAAATTGTCCAAACTGTAACTCAAAAGATGTTGTCAAAAATGGATTTATTCATAACGGGAATCAAAACCATAAATGCAAAGCCTGTGGTCGCCAGTTTGTGGAAGCACCAAGGCAAAAACTAATCTCTGAAGAAACCAAAGCCTTGATTGACAAACTCTTACTTGAGAAGATTCCTCTTGCAGGTATTGCCAGAGTTTGTGACGTTTCTGAAACTTGGTTGCAGGATTATGTCAATCGTAAATACAAGGTGATTCCTCAAAAAGTGAATGTATCCGCTAAAAAAAGG AGACTAACGATTCAGTGTGATGAGATGTGGTCATTTGTTGGTAATAAAGGCAACAAACAATGGATTTGGCTTGCTCTTGATATCGAAACCCGCAAAATTATTGAGGTTCATATCGGCGATCGCTCCGAACAAGGAGCCAAAAAACTCTGGGACTCTTTACCCAGTGTCTACCGTCAGTGTGCGGTCGCTTATACAGATTTTTGGAGAGCTTACGCTCTTGTATTTCCTACACCCCGTCACAAACCTGTGGGAAAGGAATCTGGTAAAACCAATTATATTGAGCGGTTTAACTGTACGATGCGGCAACGCGTTTCCCGATTAGTTCGTAAAACTCTCTCCTTCTCCAAAAAACTAGAAAATCACATTGGTGCTATCTGGTTTTTTATTCATCACTACAACTCATCCTTACTTGTTTAG
- a CDS encoding IS256 family transposase, translating to MNIRKELLDELLQECKTPPDLFGEGGILKQLTTALVERALEAELSTHLGYKKHESRPEGQSNSRNGYSQKKVQGDFGIAEIAIPRDRQGEFEPQMVKKGQSRLSGLDEKIIALYARGMSVRDIQSQLQEMYGVEVSPTLISNVTDEVIDEVKQWQNRPLDAVYPIVFLDCLVIKVRDNGRVINKSLYFALAVNMDGYKELLGMWISPNEGAKFWLSVLTEIRNRGVKDILIACVDGLTGFPNAIETVFPKTQVQLCIVHMVRNSVAFVPWQQRKQVCADLKAIYAATTESEAEFNLELFAEKWDKLYPSISKSWRSHWANIIPFFAFPLEIRRAIYTTNAIESMNSSLRKVIKSQQIFPTDEAAFKLVYLAMRNISKKWTMPIRDWKPALNRFAILFEDRLHL from the coding sequence ATGAATATCCGCAAAGAATTGCTAGACGAATTGCTGCAAGAATGTAAAACACCACCCGACCTATTCGGAGAAGGAGGAATCCTGAAACAACTAACCACCGCACTGGTGGAACGAGCATTAGAAGCAGAATTATCAACGCATCTAGGGTACAAGAAGCACGAATCCAGACCAGAAGGACAAAGCAACAGTCGTAACGGCTATAGCCAGAAAAAAGTCCAAGGCGACTTTGGCATAGCCGAAATTGCAATACCACGCGATCGCCAAGGCGAGTTTGAACCACAGATGGTAAAGAAAGGGCAAAGCCGCTTGTCAGGACTAGACGAGAAGATCATTGCCCTATATGCCAGAGGGATGAGTGTCAGGGATATCCAGTCCCAGTTGCAAGAAATGTATGGTGTCGAGGTATCACCGACCCTGATTTCCAATGTCACTGATGAAGTGATCGATGAGGTGAAACAATGGCAAAACCGTCCCCTTGATGCGGTTTATCCGATTGTATTTCTGGACTGTCTAGTCATCAAAGTGCGAGACAATGGCAGGGTGATTAACAAGTCCCTGTACTTTGCCTTGGCGGTGAATATGGACGGATACAAGGAATTATTGGGTATGTGGATTTCACCGAATGAGGGTGCAAAATTCTGGTTATCGGTACTCACCGAAATTCGTAACCGTGGGGTCAAAGATATTTTGATTGCTTGCGTTGACGGTTTGACTGGTTTTCCCAATGCTATCGAAACGGTATTTCCTAAAACGCAGGTGCAGTTGTGCATTGTCCACATGGTCAGAAACTCGGTTGCTTTTGTACCTTGGCAACAACGCAAGCAGGTTTGTGCCGATCTCAAGGCGATTTATGCGGCGACGACGGAATCGGAGGCGGAGTTTAACCTTGAACTCTTTGCTGAAAAATGGGACAAACTATATCCCTCGATCTCCAAATCTTGGCGTAGTCATTGGGCGAACATTATCCCCTTCTTTGCGTTTCCTCTTGAGATTCGCAGGGCGATTTATACGACTAATGCGATTGAGTCGATGAATAGCAGTTTGCGGAAGGTGATTAAGTCTCAGCAGATTTTTCCGACCGATGAGGCTGCTTTCAAGCTAGTTTACTTGGCTATGCGGAATATTTCTAAGAAATGGACTATGCCCATTCGCGATTGGAAACCTGCTCTCAATCGCTTTGCGATCCTCTTCGAGGATCGGCTCCATCTCTAG